From the Solanum lycopersicum chromosome 10, SLM_r2.1 genome, one window contains:
- the LOC101264869 gene encoding isoflavone reductase homolog isoform X1 — translation MAGKSKILFIGGTGYIGKFIVEASAKAGHNTFVFVRKSTLSDPTKTKLIDTFKSLGVTFLHGDLYDHESLVKAIKQVDVVISTVGHALLADQVKIIAAIKEAGNVKRFFPSEFGNDVDRVHAVEPAKTAYNVKAQLRRLVEAEGIPFTFVVNFFFSGYFLPNLAQSGPVGPPKDEVVILGDGNTKAVFTKEEDIATYTIKTVDDPKTLNKFLYIKPPHNIITLNELVSLWEKKTGKNLERIYVPEEQVLKNIQEAPVPLKVLLSICHTAFVKGDHTNFEIDSSFGVEASEVYPDVKYTPVDEILNQYV, via the exons ATGGCCGGAAAAAGTAAGATTCTGTTCATCGGCGGTACTGGTTACATCGGAAAGTTCATCGTGGAAGCTAGTGCTAAAGCTGGTCACAATACATTTGTCTTCGTCAGAAAATCCACTCTTTCCGATCCTACCAAAACCAAACTCATCGATACTTTCAAAAGTCTTGGCGTCACCTTCCTCCAT GGAGATTTATATGATCatgagagtttggtgaaggcgATAAAGCAAGTGGATGTTGTGATCTCTACTGTAGGTCATGCCCTTTTAGCTGATCAGGTCAAGATTATTGCTGCTATCAAAGAAGCTGGCAATGTCAAG AGATTTTTTCCCTCTGAATTTGGAAATGATGTAGATCGTGTCCATGCTGTCGAGCCTGCTAAAACAGCATATAATGTTAAAGCTCAATTGCGCCGCCTTGTTGAGGCTGAAGGAATACCATTCACTTTTGTGGTCAACTTCTTCTTTTCTGGTTATTTTCTTCCGAATTTGGCACAGTCTGGACCTGTAGGTCCTCCTAAAGATGAAGTCGTCATCTTAGGAGATGGCAATACTAAAG CTGTTTTTACCAAGGAAGAAGACATTGCTACCTATACCATAAAGACTGTCGATGATCCAAAAACACTTAACAAATTCCTTTACATCAAGCCTCCACACAATATAATTACATTAAACGAGTTGGTATCCTTGTGGGAGAAGAAAACTggaaagaatcttgaaagaatATATGTACCAGAGGAACAAGTTCTCAAGAACATACAAG AAGCCCCGGTTCCATTGAAAGTGCTATTATCGATCTGTCACACTGCTTTTGTGAAGGGTGACCACACtaattttgaaattgactcATCATTTGGAGTTGAGGCATCAGAGGTTTATCCTGATGTTAAATATACGCCGGTAGATGAAATTCTCAACCAGTATGTCTGA
- the LOC101265178 gene encoding isoflavone reductase homolog: protein MAGKSKILFIGGTGYIGKFIVEASAKAGHNTFVFVRESTLFDPTKTKLIDTFKSFGVTFLHGDLYDHESLVKAIKQVDVVISTVGHALLADQVKIIAAIKEAGNVKRFFPSEFGNDVDRVHAVEPAKTAFNTKAQIRRVVEAEGIPFTYVATFFFAGNSIPNLAQPGAAGPPNDKVVILGDGNTKAVFNKEEEIATYTVKAVDDPKTLNKILYIKPPQNIITLNELVSSWEKKTGKNLERIYVPEEQVLKNIQEASVPLNVGLSIYHTAFVKGDNTNFEIEPSFGVEASEVYPDVKYTPIDEILNQYV from the exons ATGGCCGGAAAAAGTAAGATTCTGTTCATCGGCGGTACTGGCTACATAGGAAAGTTCATCGTGGAAGCTAGTGCTAAAGCTGGTCACAATACATTTGTCTTCGTCAGAGAATCCACTCTTTTCGATCCTACCAAAACCAAACTCATCGATACTTTCAAAAGTTTTGGCGTCACTTTCCTCCAT GGAGATTTATATGATCatgagagtttggtgaaggcgATAAAGCAAGTGGATGTTGTGATTTCTACCGTAGGTCATGCCCTTTTAGCTGATCAGGTCAAGATTATTGCTGCTATCAAAGAAGCTGGCAATGTCAAG AGATTCTTTCCCTCTGAATTTGGGAACGATGTAGATCGTGTCCATGCTGTCGAGCCTGCTAAAACAGCATTTAATACTAAAGCTCAAATTCGTCGCGTTGTTGAGGCTGAAGGAATACCATTCACTTATGTGGCCACTTTCTTTTTTGCTGGTAATTCTATTCCAAATTTGGCACAGCCTGGAGCTGCAGGTCCTCCCAACGACAAAGTTGTCATCTTAGGAGATGGCAATACTAAAG CTGTTTTTAACAAGGAAGAAGAAATCGCTACCTATACCGTAAAGGCTGTTGATGATCCAAAAACACTTAACAAAATCCTCTACATCAAACCTCCACAGAATATAATTACGTTAAACGAGTTGGTATCCTCGTGGGAGAAGAAAACTGGAAAGAACCTTGAAAGAATATATGTACCAGAGGAACAAGTTCTCAAGAACATACAAG AAGCCTCGGTTCCATTGAACGTGGGACTATCGATCTATCACACTGCTTTTGTGAAGGGTGACAACACTAATTTTGAAATCGAACCATCATTTGGAGTAGAGGCATCAGAGGTTTATCCGGATGTTAAATATACGCCGATAGATGAGATTCTCAATCAGTATGTCTGA
- the LOC101264869 gene encoding isoflavone reductase homolog isoform X2, which yields MAGKSKILFIGGTGYIGKFIVEASAKAGHNTFVFVRKSTLSDPTKTKLIDTFKSLGVTFLHGDLYDHESLVKAIKQVDVVISTVGHALLADQVKIIAAIKEAGNVKRFFPSEFGNDVDRVHAVEPAKTAYNVKAQLRRLVEAEGIPFTFVVNFFFSGYFLPNLAQSGPVGPPKDEVVILGDGNTKAVFTKEEDIATYTIKTVDDPKTLNKFLYIKPPHNIITLNELVSLWEKKTGKNLERIYVPEEQVLKNIQAPVPLKVLLSICHTAFVKGDHTNFEIDSSFGVEASEVYPDVKYTPVDEILNQYV from the exons ATGGCCGGAAAAAGTAAGATTCTGTTCATCGGCGGTACTGGTTACATCGGAAAGTTCATCGTGGAAGCTAGTGCTAAAGCTGGTCACAATACATTTGTCTTCGTCAGAAAATCCACTCTTTCCGATCCTACCAAAACCAAACTCATCGATACTTTCAAAAGTCTTGGCGTCACCTTCCTCCAT GGAGATTTATATGATCatgagagtttggtgaaggcgATAAAGCAAGTGGATGTTGTGATCTCTACTGTAGGTCATGCCCTTTTAGCTGATCAGGTCAAGATTATTGCTGCTATCAAAGAAGCTGGCAATGTCAAG AGATTTTTTCCCTCTGAATTTGGAAATGATGTAGATCGTGTCCATGCTGTCGAGCCTGCTAAAACAGCATATAATGTTAAAGCTCAATTGCGCCGCCTTGTTGAGGCTGAAGGAATACCATTCACTTTTGTGGTCAACTTCTTCTTTTCTGGTTATTTTCTTCCGAATTTGGCACAGTCTGGACCTGTAGGTCCTCCTAAAGATGAAGTCGTCATCTTAGGAGATGGCAATACTAAAG CTGTTTTTACCAAGGAAGAAGACATTGCTACCTATACCATAAAGACTGTCGATGATCCAAAAACACTTAACAAATTCCTTTACATCAAGCCTCCACACAATATAATTACATTAAACGAGTTGGTATCCTTGTGGGAGAAGAAAACTggaaagaatcttgaaagaatATATGTACCAGAGGAACAAGTTCTCAAGAACATACAAG CCCCGGTTCCATTGAAAGTGCTATTATCGATCTGTCACACTGCTTTTGTGAAGGGTGACCACACtaattttgaaattgactcATCATTTGGAGTTGAGGCATCAGAGGTTTATCCTGATGTTAAATATACGCCGGTAGATGAAATTCTCAACCAGTATGTCTGA